A genomic window from Exiguobacterium acetylicum DSM 20416 includes:
- a CDS encoding methyl-accepting chemotaxis protein — MTLRKRFLLSTLVTILSVVILMGWTLFQLRQIQSYNEDYGKQLVEISELETKLLYEQAAWNRLASQPSESQAEQVQALSKKNEQALNQLQKTYLIPAFQEELNRADMKYKTLAAKRTDLTDAMNPIEIRSHAARIEGVLSDLYTLHTKNGEFYDVLQREAKDETLNLTRTVLIATFILLIGLALYNWYFARSITRPISRVVRTAEQISDGDLSQELVVSGRKDEIGRLETAVAQMQGTLHEVIGTISRSSNTIRQMSTEATTENANIVEVSGNMTHAINEMASGTQTVSDDIQTTVSTMSDMQQLFEESEQRAQTAYAEGQAADHVMVQSSSVMEQQARSLRASTEQNRELGQKLEGFLEQTQQIEQMAQLVAGVSAQTNLLSLNAAIEAARAGEAGRGFAVVASEVKKLADETHEATRSIFSLVRSIRQDGAVLQEALVQAEREQTNQVENFTHVQQAFGETRQKVANVTETLDYVTKQLVHSKEQARHVVGQVSTVSGVMEELAAGNEEIAASMRDQQASFEQIHQLMQELESTTTSLDSQTHQFKI, encoded by the coding sequence ATGACGTTACGGAAACGATTTTTACTCTCAACGTTAGTGACGATTTTGAGTGTCGTCATCTTGATGGGATGGACCTTGTTCCAACTCCGTCAAATTCAATCCTATAACGAAGACTACGGGAAACAGCTCGTTGAGATTTCAGAACTCGAAACGAAGCTCTTATATGAACAGGCAGCATGGAACCGACTGGCAAGCCAGCCGTCTGAGAGTCAAGCGGAGCAAGTACAGGCTCTTAGCAAAAAGAACGAACAAGCCTTGAATCAGCTACAAAAGACGTATTTGATTCCTGCATTTCAAGAAGAGTTGAACCGGGCGGATATGAAATATAAGACGCTCGCTGCGAAACGGACGGACCTGACGGACGCGATGAATCCGATTGAGATTCGCTCCCATGCCGCACGAATCGAAGGTGTCCTCAGTGATCTCTACACGTTACATACGAAAAATGGAGAGTTTTATGATGTCTTACAACGTGAAGCAAAAGACGAGACTTTGAATTTGACGAGGACTGTCCTAATCGCGACATTCATCCTCCTGATCGGTCTTGCGCTATACAACTGGTACTTCGCCCGTAGCATCACGCGACCGATCAGCCGTGTCGTCCGGACAGCAGAGCAAATCTCGGACGGAGACTTGTCACAGGAACTAGTCGTATCCGGTCGAAAAGATGAGATTGGTCGACTCGAGACAGCGGTTGCCCAGATGCAAGGAACCTTGCATGAGGTCATCGGAACGATCAGTCGTTCGTCGAATACGATTCGTCAGATGAGTACGGAAGCGACGACAGAGAACGCGAACATCGTTGAAGTTTCTGGCAACATGACCCATGCGATCAATGAGATGGCAAGTGGTACTCAAACGGTGTCGGACGATATCCAGACGACAGTCAGTACGATGTCCGATATGCAACAGCTCTTTGAAGAGAGTGAACAACGCGCACAAACCGCTTATGCAGAAGGACAGGCGGCCGATCACGTGATGGTTCAAAGTAGTTCCGTCATGGAACAGCAAGCACGGTCACTTCGCGCGTCAACGGAACAAAACCGCGAACTCGGTCAGAAACTGGAAGGTTTCTTAGAACAGACGCAACAAATCGAGCAGATGGCACAACTCGTCGCCGGAGTCTCCGCACAGACGAACTTATTGTCACTCAATGCGGCAATCGAAGCGGCGCGGGCAGGGGAAGCCGGTCGTGGATTTGCTGTCGTGGCAAGTGAAGTCAAAAAATTAGCCGACGAGACACACGAGGCGACGCGCTCAATCTTCTCACTCGTCCGTTCAATTCGTCAGGACGGTGCCGTCTTACAAGAAGCACTCGTACAAGCGGAGCGGGAGCAGACAAACCAGGTCGAGAACTTCACGCACGTTCAACAAGCATTCGGCGAGACGCGTCAAAAGGTAGCAAACGTGACAGAAACACTTGATTATGTAACGAAACAACTCGTTCATTCGAAAGAACAAGCCCGCCATGTCGTTGGTCAAGTCAGCACAGTCAGTGGCGTCATGGAAGAACTTGCAGCTGGAAATGAAGAGATTGCTGCTTCGATGCGCGATCAACAGGCATCGTTCGAACAGATTCATCAATTGATGCAAGAACTCGAGTCAACGACGACGTCGCTTGATAGTCAGACACATCAATTCAAAATTTAA
- a CDS encoding murein hydrolase activator EnvC family protein, with protein sequence MKRPFGKSLGLSLMTLTLLASPLMTTTPVDAASSYKEKQQQNQQQQSKQREALSQKNNQLSKAQQQVYALDQQINGLTLQVVENQKKIDENTKQIARLEDKIEKLQKKIKKQEKMLGDRLAVRQSKADNAPLLEAVFGAKDVGDMISRFNAFNTIAESDASLLKDYESNKKELAAAKEELKQTRQDLIEDRNVLKKKQRELKQEKQKRTALLKRLTSQKKKIESNILSLKEASAQLKAQEAAEKAAARAAKAAAAKAAKQSAAPASVSKASTKVISKAKGKFIKPAQGSVSQGMGAASGSNGYAYHNGTDFAGPLNSPIVASASGTVILASSGGPYGNHVYISHNIDGKTYTTVYAHMNALNVKQGQQVKQGQQIGVLGSTGNSTGPHLHFEIHDGGYQYDANGRTNELDPESFF encoded by the coding sequence ATGAAACGACCTTTCGGAAAGTCACTTGGGCTATCGCTCATGACACTCACTCTACTCGCAAGTCCGCTCATGACGACGACTCCCGTCGACGCGGCAAGTTCATATAAAGAGAAGCAACAACAAAACCAGCAACAACAATCGAAACAACGCGAGGCGTTGTCTCAAAAAAATAATCAGCTCTCTAAAGCACAGCAACAAGTCTATGCACTTGATCAACAGATCAATGGGCTGACGTTACAAGTCGTCGAGAATCAAAAGAAGATCGACGAAAACACGAAACAGATCGCTCGATTAGAAGATAAGATCGAGAAGTTACAAAAGAAAATCAAGAAGCAAGAAAAAATGCTCGGTGATCGCTTGGCAGTTCGCCAGTCTAAAGCTGATAACGCCCCGCTCCTTGAAGCCGTCTTCGGCGCAAAAGATGTCGGTGATATGATCAGCCGCTTCAATGCCTTTAATACGATCGCGGAAAGCGATGCTTCTTTGTTAAAAGATTACGAATCAAACAAAAAAGAACTGGCAGCTGCCAAAGAAGAACTAAAGCAGACACGCCAAGATTTGATTGAAGATCGTAATGTTTTAAAAAAGAAACAACGTGAACTGAAACAAGAAAAACAAAAGCGCACAGCACTTTTGAAGCGTCTGACGTCGCAAAAGAAAAAAATCGAATCTAACATCCTCAGCCTGAAAGAGGCATCGGCCCAACTGAAGGCACAGGAAGCAGCTGAAAAAGCAGCAGCCCGAGCAGCAAAGGCAGCTGCCGCAAAAGCTGCGAAACAATCAGCAGCTCCAGCATCTGTTAGTAAGGCTAGTACGAAAGTCATCTCAAAAGCAAAAGGTAAATTCATTAAACCTGCTCAAGGCTCTGTCTCGCAAGGAATGGGTGCGGCAAGCGGAAGCAATGGTTATGCGTATCACAATGGAACAGACTTCGCTGGTCCACTCAACTCGCCAATCGTCGCGTCTGCAAGTGGAACAGTCATTTTAGCAAGTTCAGGTGGTCCTTACGGCAACCACGTCTATATCTCTCATAATATCGACGGGAAAACGTATACGACCGTTTATGCCCATATGAATGCCTTGAACGTCAAACAGGGACAACAAGTCAAACAAGGACAGCAAATCGGTGTGCTCGGAAGCACCGGTAACTCGACTGGTCCACACTTGCATTTTGAAATCCACGATGGTGGGTACCAGTATGATGCGAATGGACGGACGAATGAGCTCGATCCAGAAAGCTTCTTCTAA
- a CDS encoding YkvA family protein: MKFSNQQLEKQQNQYAEDAKDYIDRPKKTNSLLQRATAKVNGNSRLSVVFSPLTLFVDMIRAYQSGEYRNIRRTTILKVIGALIYLVSPIDLVPDFVLGFGFADDIAVILFVTKTVFEELTRFSDWQDEQQKRRTQPVQSEDAY, from the coding sequence ATGAAATTCTCAAATCAACAATTAGAAAAACAACAAAATCAATATGCCGAAGATGCAAAAGATTATATCGATCGTCCGAAAAAGACGAACTCGCTGTTACAACGAGCAACTGCAAAGGTAAACGGTAACTCTCGTTTGTCCGTCGTCTTCTCGCCATTGACGTTGTTCGTCGATATGATTCGCGCGTATCAATCAGGTGAATACCGTAACATTCGTCGTACGACGATCTTAAAAGTAATCGGCGCGTTGATTTACCTCGTGTCACCGATTGACCTTGTACCTGATTTCGTACTCGGATTCGGTTTCGCAGACGATATCGCGGTCATCCTCTTCGTCACGAAAACAGTCTTTGAAGAATTGACACGTTTCAGCGACTGGCAGGATGAACAACAAAAGCGTCGTACGCAACCAGTACAAAGTGAGGATGCGTATTAA
- a CDS encoding DedA family protein produces MGHHWMESYGYIGIMMTLMFPFIPSEVPLAYAGYLVHTAQANLLFMLFLAVLSFVISQNLFFTIGQFGSERLLNRLFKWFRISETKMLQFQTQMETKGRYILLLSPMWRIGFAIGAGLTGVSRWTFTVVTTISFLLWSTIFIWGGKAVGHEWRKLHHLNHPVVWIGLGMLITVIYLIQKKKKAKKEI; encoded by the coding sequence ATGGGACACCACTGGATGGAATCATACGGTTATATCGGGATCATGATGACGCTCATGTTTCCATTCATACCGAGCGAAGTACCGCTCGCGTATGCCGGATATCTCGTGCATACCGCACAGGCGAACCTACTATTCATGTTGTTCCTCGCTGTGTTGAGCTTCGTCATTAGTCAGAACCTCTTCTTTACAATTGGTCAGTTCGGGAGTGAACGGTTATTGAATCGTTTATTCAAATGGTTTCGGATTTCAGAAACAAAAATGCTTCAGTTTCAAACACAAATGGAGACGAAAGGGCGCTATATCCTTCTTCTGTCTCCGATGTGGCGCATCGGATTTGCGATTGGTGCAGGTCTGACGGGTGTCTCGCGCTGGACATTTACCGTCGTGACGACGATTTCCTTCCTCCTTTGGTCAACGATATTCATTTGGGGCGGGAAAGCCGTCGGTCATGAATGGCGAAAGTTGCATCACCTTAATCATCCTGTGGTCTGGATTGGACTAGGGATGCTCATTACTGTAATCTACTTGATCCAGAAAAAGAAAAAGGCAAAAAAAGAGATCTAG
- a CDS encoding HAD family hydrolase, whose product MAIILFDIDGTLIDSTEQMTEAIHRAMEDMPHLPKPSQASVQASYGLAGSAFWRKAIPEASEEDIRLIRKKRHGHLEATMVEQNVLFDGIRTLLEALVSAGHTISTASNCGNHYLNLVLDSQDIRSFFTSPKCLESVNGKEKADILRAHREEFGEATYWMIGDRSSDVEAARKENMPVVLCQYGFGTQSEWDSADHVIETPLDLLTVIK is encoded by the coding sequence ATGGCAATTATCTTATTCGATATTGACGGTACATTGATTGATTCAACGGAACAGATGACGGAAGCAATCCATCGGGCGATGGAGGACATGCCGCATCTTCCAAAACCTTCTCAAGCTAGTGTACAAGCAAGTTATGGGTTGGCGGGAAGTGCCTTTTGGCGTAAGGCGATTCCAGAGGCTTCAGAAGAGGATATTCGGTTAATCCGCAAAAAAAGACATGGTCATCTTGAAGCGACGATGGTGGAACAGAACGTCTTGTTCGACGGAATTCGAACCTTGTTAGAAGCGCTAGTGTCCGCGGGTCATACCATTTCAACAGCAAGTAATTGTGGCAATCACTATCTAAACCTTGTGCTGGATAGCCAGGATATTCGCTCGTTCTTCACGAGTCCGAAATGCTTGGAATCCGTCAATGGGAAAGAAAAGGCGGATATCTTGCGAGCGCACCGTGAGGAGTTTGGAGAAGCGACTTACTGGATGATCGGGGATCGGTCTTCCGATGTCGAAGCGGCTCGTAAGGAAAACATGCCCGTCGTCTTATGCCAATACGGTTTTGGTACACAATCCGAGTGGGATTCGGCGGACCATGTCATCGAGACACCGCTTGACTTACTGACAGTGATCAAATAA
- a CDS encoding PTS transporter subunit IIC, which yields MDSSILRQPRQFAVHVLNGLSIGILVALIPGALLGELAKALLPYVSGAQHVLDATTLAMRLLPMVIGVAVAMQFKVTPIATTSIGLATVVGSGVATRADATFVFVGTGDVINAGLTAAVATAIVLLIGERFKTYTVLVMPTILIVGAGGIGVLTYPFVTRITTAIGHVISDFTALQPVLMGILIAVAFSVLIVSPLSTVGIATAISLSGVAAGAANLGVCAAGFGLAIAGWQANSRGTSIAHFLGSPKIQMANFIRNPLMILPVMCSAAILGALAGMLGVQGTPFSAGFGMSGLIGPINALHLMSGGWTVFNMTFVLGLFIVLPVILCLLFHLLFRRFRPWMSAEPYRLDFE from the coding sequence TCATGTTTTAAACGGACTCAGTATCGGAATTCTCGTTGCCCTTATTCCAGGAGCACTACTCGGTGAACTCGCTAAGGCATTGTTGCCATACGTCTCTGGTGCCCAACATGTTTTAGATGCCACAACACTCGCGATGCGCCTCTTGCCGATGGTGATTGGTGTTGCCGTAGCCATGCAATTTAAAGTGACACCGATTGCGACCACGTCGATTGGACTCGCGACAGTCGTTGGATCAGGTGTTGCGACTCGTGCAGATGCAACCTTCGTCTTCGTCGGTACAGGAGACGTCATCAATGCTGGTCTGACGGCAGCTGTTGCGACGGCAATCGTCTTATTGATCGGTGAACGTTTCAAAACGTACACGGTGCTTGTCATGCCAACGATTTTGATTGTTGGAGCCGGTGGAATCGGTGTATTGACATATCCGTTCGTGACACGGATCACGACAGCGATCGGACATGTCATCTCAGACTTTACGGCACTTCAACCCGTCTTAATGGGTATTCTGATTGCCGTCGCCTTTTCCGTGCTCATCGTCTCTCCACTTTCAACGGTCGGCATTGCGACAGCGATCAGTTTATCGGGTGTTGCTGCCGGAGCTGCGAACCTAGGCGTCTGTGCCGCTGGATTTGGTCTTGCGATCGCCGGATGGCAAGCGAATTCACGTGGAACGTCGATTGCTCACTTTCTTGGTTCTCCTAAAATTCAGATGGCGAACTTTATCCGTAATCCCTTGATGATTCTTCCTGTCATGTGTAGTGCCGCAATACTTGGTGCACTAGCAGGAATGCTCGGCGTCCAAGGTACGCCGTTCAGTGCCGGATTCGGAATGTCTGGTCTAATCGGTCCGATCAACGCGTTACATCTGATGTCGGGAGGCTGGACAGTGTTTAACATGACATTCGTTCTTGGGCTGTTCATCGTCTTGCCGGTCATCCTTTGTCTGTTGTTCCACCTACTCTTCCGGAGATTCCGTCCATGGATGAGTGCAGAACCATACCGACTGGATTTTGAGTAA